A window of Nomascus leucogenys isolate Asia chromosome 19, Asia_NLE_v1, whole genome shotgun sequence genomic DNA:
ctgcaacctccgcctcccaggttcaagcgattctcctgcttcagcctcctgagtagccacccggctaatttttgtgtttttagtagagacggggtttcaccatgttggccaggctggtgtcgaactcctgacctcaggtgatctgcctgcctcggcttcccaaagtgttgggattacaggcgtgagccaccgcgcccggccatgtctgtatttcagaaatgaggaaactgaggcttagaagggGTGTTGCCTGTATGTTTTGAGGATGTGCAAGACACTGTAAATGTAAAGGAGACATTATTTGAGGTGAACTTTGGTGCCACACATGGATGCTCTGCTTGTGATTGGGAATGATTTAAATAAAGagattctggccaggtgcagtggctcacacctgtaatcccagcactttgggaggccaaggcagatcacctgaggtggggaattcgagactagcctggccaacaaggagaaaccctgtctctactaaaaatagaaaaactctctgggcgtgatggtgtgcacctataatcccagctactcaggaggctgaggcagagaatcacttgaaccctggaggcggagattgcagtgagccgagatcccaccactgcactccagcctgggcaacagagtgagactccgttcaaaaaaaaaaattaaattcaataaaaaataaaaataaataaatagagattcTTCAGGACTCTACATGAGATATTTACTATATTACAGCAAGAGCCCCTCCCAATATCCGTGAGCGCAGATAACAACAACCAGCGGCACAGCTAGCAGGAGAGCAGGAGGCTGACGGCTGTGTCCCTGGGTCATGGCCTCCACCCCAGCAGTGTGACAGAGCTGGagcaggtggggctggggctcAGCAGCTGTGGGGTGGAACTAAGGAGGTGTGGGGGTGATTGGGGCCTTCACCCCAGACTCACCTCCCAGCCCAGCAGAAGTGGGTCACCAAGGAGGGGAGGCCTCTCGTCCCCGACGGGTTCCAGGCTGGGCCTTGACCCTGGCCTTGCTCCAGCCAGAGGCTAGGCTCTCACTGAGCTCAGCCAGGACGAGGATGCGGCCCCGGCGGGCACCGGAGGTGCGGTGCCAGTCCTCACCTGCACGGCCCCTGACCTGGCTGTGCTCTCTCTCCCTGCCAGGGTGCTGTGTGgaattgctgctgctgctggtagCTGCGGAGCTGCCCCTGGGTGGTGGCTGCCCACGGGACTGTGTGTGCTACCCGGCGCCCATGACGGTCAGCTGCCAGGCGCACAACTTTGCAGCCATCCCGGAGGGCATCCCCGTGGACAGCGAGCGCGTCTTCCTGCAGAACAACCGCATCAGCCTCCTCCAGCCCGGCCACTTCAGCCCCGCCATGGTCACCCTGTGGATCTATTCGAACAACATCACCTACATCCACCCCAGCACCTTCGACGGCTTCGTGCACCTGGAGGAGCTGGACCTCGGCGACAATCGGCAGCTGCGGACGCTGGCGCCCGAGACCTTCCAGGGCCTGGTGAAGCTTCACGCCCTCTACCTCTACAAGTGCGGGCTCAGCGCCTTGCCGGCCGGCGTCTTTGGCGGCCTGCACAGCCTGCAGTACCTCTACCTGCAGGACAACCACATCGAGTACCTCCAGGACGACATCTTCGTGGACCTGGTCAACCTCAGCCACCTGTTCCTCCACGGGAACAAGCTGTGGAGTCTGGGCCCGGGCACCTTCCGAGGCCTGGTGAACCTGGACCGTCTGCTGCTGCACGAGAACCAGCTGCAGTGGGTCCACCACAAGGCGTTCCACGACCTCCGCAGGCTGACCACCCTCTTCCTCTTCAACAACAGCCTCTCGGAGCTGCAGGGCGAGTGCCTGGCCCCGCTGGGGGCCCTGGAGTTCCTGCGTCTCAACGGCAACCCCTGGGACTGCGGCTGTCGCGCGCGCTCCCTGTGGGAATGGCTGCAGAGGTTCCGGGGCTCCAGCTCCGCTGTCCCCTGCGTGTCCCCCGCGCTGCGGCACGGCCAGGACCTGAAGCTGCTGAGGGCCGAGGACTTCCGGAACTGCACGGGACCAGCGTCCCCGCACCAGATCAAGTCACACACGCTCACCACCACCGACAGGGCTGCCCGCAAGGAGCACCACTCACCCCACGGCCCCACCAGGAGCAAGGGCCACCCGCACGGCCACCCGCCTGGCTCCCGGCCCGGCCACAGGAAGCCGGGCAAGAACTGCACCAGCCACAGGAACCGCAATCAGATCTCTAAGGCGGGCGCCGGGAAACAGGCCCCCGAGCTGCCAGACTATGCCCCGGACTACCAGCACAAGTTCAGTTTCGACATCATGCCCACGGCCCGGCCCAAGAGGAAGGGCAAGTGTGCCCGCAGGACCCCCATCCGTGCCCCCAGCGGGGTGCAGCAGGCCTCCTCGGCCAGTTCCCTGGGGGCCTCCCTCCTGGCCTGGACACTGGGGCTGGCAGTCACTCTCCGCTGAGGACCCAGGGCGTCAGCACCCAGCACTGCCACATGTCCACCAAGgaacagaatttattttcttctttttttaacacGTGGAAGATCTGCTGGGTTTCAGGAAAAGGCTGGTAGAGGCTTCGGCTGCTGTCTGGACGTCTGGACCCTGCCATGTGGATTATAAACCCAAAGTGTACAGCCCTAGGCGGGAGGGGCTGGCGCATCTCAGCCGGCTGTCCCAGCCAGCCCCGCAGAGCACCCACGGATAGTGTCCACTCTGGCAAGGTGG
This region includes:
- the RTN4RL1 gene encoding reticulon-4 receptor-like 1, which gives rise to MLRKGCCVELLLLLVAAELPLGGGCPRDCVCYPAPMTVSCQAHNFAAIPEGIPVDSERVFLQNNRISLLQPGHFSPAMVTLWIYSNNITYIHPSTFDGFVHLEELDLGDNRQLRTLAPETFQGLVKLHALYLYKCGLSALPAGVFGGLHSLQYLYLQDNHIEYLQDDIFVDLVNLSHLFLHGNKLWSLGPGTFRGLVNLDRLLLHENQLQWVHHKAFHDLRRLTTLFLFNNSLSELQGECLAPLGALEFLRLNGNPWDCGCRARSLWEWLQRFRGSSSAVPCVSPALRHGQDLKLLRAEDFRNCTGPASPHQIKSHTLTTTDRAARKEHHSPHGPTRSKGHPHGHPPGSRPGHRKPGKNCTSHRNRNQISKAGAGKQAPELPDYAPDYQHKFSFDIMPTARPKRKGKCARRTPIRAPSGVQQASSASSLGASLLAWTLGLAVTLR